One genomic segment of Clostridium estertheticum subsp. estertheticum includes these proteins:
- a CDS encoding aminotransferase class I/II-fold pyridoxal phosphate-dependent enzyme produces MLDITKEYLQKKYKINSKTIGLYDIAIKDVQSEFEKLDEVREYNQLKVLTALQDERISESHFTNSSGYGYGDIGRDSLDKVYARIFNCESALVRPHFVNGTHAIGAALFGNLRPNDTMLSVCGTPYDTLHNIIGITNKKDIGSLKDFGVKYKQLELNNSKVDIDLMKKTMISDKSIKLVHIQRSTGYGWRKALLISEIEEIIKAAKSINPNVICFVDNCYGEFIETTEPTDVGADLVAGSLIKNIGGGIAPTGGYIAGKEEYVVQASYRLTIPGIGGECGSTFGVMRSLFQGLFLAPHVTMEALKGAIFCARIMELAGFDVLPKYTDKRSDIIQAIKFGNKEMLINFIKGIQAGSPIDSFAQCEPWDMPGYEDKVIMAAGAFIQGASIELSADAPIREPYIAYLQGGLTFDHAKIGILIALSKVI; encoded by the coding sequence ATGTTAGATATAACAAAAGAATACCTACAAAAAAAGTATAAAATAAATTCAAAAACGATAGGACTCTATGATATAGCAATAAAAGATGTGCAAAGTGAGTTTGAAAAGCTTGATGAAGTAAGGGAGTATAACCAACTTAAGGTTTTGACTGCACTTCAAGATGAGAGAATTAGCGAATCTCATTTTACAAACTCTTCTGGATACGGTTATGGTGATATAGGACGAGATTCATTAGATAAAGTATATGCAAGAATTTTCAATTGCGAGAGCGCACTAGTTAGGCCACATTTTGTTAATGGAACACACGCAATTGGGGCAGCATTGTTTGGCAATTTAAGACCTAATGATACAATGCTATCTGTATGTGGAACGCCTTATGATACACTACATAATATAATTGGTATAACTAATAAGAAAGATATAGGATCATTAAAAGATTTTGGCGTAAAATATAAACAACTAGAATTAAATAATTCTAAGGTTGATATAGATCTAATGAAAAAAACAATGATATCAGATAAATCAATAAAGCTCGTTCATATTCAAAGATCTACTGGATATGGATGGAGAAAAGCTTTGTTGATTTCTGAGATAGAAGAAATTATAAAAGCAGCAAAATCTATAAATCCGAATGTAATTTGTTTTGTGGATAATTGTTATGGAGAATTTATTGAAACTACAGAGCCAACAGATGTTGGTGCAGACTTAGTTGCAGGTTCTTTAATAAAAAATATTGGTGGCGGAATTGCACCAACAGGTGGATACATTGCAGGTAAAGAAGAATATGTAGTGCAAGCTTCATATAGACTAACAATTCCAGGCATAGGTGGAGAATGTGGTTCTACATTTGGAGTAATGCGTTCTTTATTTCAAGGATTGTTTCTAGCTCCACACGTAACTATGGAAGCGTTGAAGGGTGCTATTTTCTGTGCAAGGATTATGGAACTTGCAGGGTTTGATGTTCTTCCTAAATATACTGATAAAAGAAGTGATATAATTCAAGCTATTAAATTTGGAAATAAGGAAATGCTAATTAATTTCATTAAAGGGATACAAGCAGGTTCTCCAATTGATTCATTTGCTCAGTGTGAACCATGGGATATGCCAGGATATGAAGATAAGGTAATAATGGCAGCAGGGGCCTTTATTCAAGGAGCATCTATAGAATTATCTGCAGATGCTCCAATAAGGGAACCTTATATAGCATATTTACAGGGCGGATTAACATTTGATCATGCTAAAATTGGAATATTAATAGCTCTTTCAAAAGTTATATAA
- the lexA gene encoding transcriptional repressor LexA has protein sequence MLTQKKDKQSEIYNFIKDQVQLKGYPPSVREICVAVGLKSTSTVHGHLERLEKKGYIRRDPAKPRAIELLKDAVIRKELIDIPIIGKITAGVPILAVENVEDTFTIPLNFTKTNNELFMLKVSGSSMIEAGILDGDLAIIEKVNSAKNGDIVVALIENEATIKRFFREKGHIRLQPENSSMSPIILDDCSILGILVGIYRKY, from the coding sequence ATGTTAACTCAAAAAAAAGATAAACAGAGTGAAATATATAACTTTATAAAAGATCAAGTTCAATTAAAAGGATATCCACCCTCAGTGAGAGAAATATGTGTAGCTGTAGGATTGAAATCCACCTCAACTGTTCATGGTCATTTAGAAAGATTAGAAAAAAAAGGATATATACGTAGGGACCCTGCTAAACCTCGTGCAATAGAATTATTAAAGGATGCTGTTATAAGAAAAGAACTTATAGATATACCTATTATAGGGAAAATTACAGCTGGGGTACCAATCCTTGCGGTTGAGAATGTTGAAGATACATTTACTATACCTTTAAATTTTACTAAAACTAATAATGAGTTATTTATGCTTAAAGTTTCTGGTAGTAGCATGATAGAAGCCGGAATATTAGATGGTGATCTTGCTATAATCGAGAAAGTTAATTCAGCTAAAAATGGTGATATAGTTGTAGCACTTATTGAGAATGAAGCAACTATTAAAAGATTTTTTAGAGAAAAAGGACATATAAGGCTTCAGCCTGAGAATTCATCAATGTCCCCTATCATATTAGATGACTGTTCAATTTTAGGTATACTCGTCGGCATTTATAGAAAGTATTAA
- a CDS encoding tyrosine recombinase XerC: protein MKSDLNGIYKNELPPFLNDYFNYLSTIKGCSINTIIAYTADLSLLLKFLKMYKDLIPSDKNIKLEDIVISDFTLDTLKTLKLQDLYAFISYLGKYRANGNYAKARKIASIKSLFKYLTTKAKVLTVDPTIDLESPKIGKRSPVFLTLNESKDLLEATISRDKHSIRDHSIITLFLNCGLRLSELCSINLSDMKEDTLSVIGKGNKERTIYLNKASLRAIYKYLPIRNMNIDKIHAEDKDALFISGKFGRINKRTVERIVKKHIGDAGLNKNKYTPHKLRHTSATLMYKYGNVDIRSLQDILGHENISTTQIYTHADDEKLRNAVKSNPLSDE, encoded by the coding sequence ATGAAATCTGATCTAAATGGTATTTATAAAAATGAACTACCACCGTTTCTAAATGATTATTTTAATTATTTATCTACTATTAAAGGCTGTTCTATTAATACTATAATTGCTTATACTGCCGATTTGTCATTACTTTTAAAGTTTCTAAAAATGTATAAAGATTTAATTCCTTCAGATAAGAACATAAAGCTTGAAGACATTGTAATTAGCGACTTTACCTTAGATACATTAAAAACTCTTAAATTACAGGATTTATACGCCTTTATCTCTTATCTTGGTAAATATAGGGCTAATGGCAATTATGCTAAGGCTAGAAAAATTGCATCCATAAAGTCCCTATTTAAATATTTAACTACTAAGGCTAAAGTACTAACTGTAGACCCAACTATAGATTTAGAGTCCCCTAAGATTGGAAAAAGAAGCCCAGTTTTTTTAACATTAAATGAAAGTAAGGACCTACTCGAAGCTACAATCTCTCGAGATAAACATTCTATTCGAGATCATAGTATTATTACATTATTCCTAAATTGTGGTCTCAGATTGTCAGAACTTTGTAGTATAAATTTGTCCGATATGAAAGAAGATACATTATCTGTAATTGGGAAAGGAAATAAAGAGCGAACAATTTATTTAAATAAAGCATCACTTAGAGCAATCTATAAATATTTACCTATTAGAAATATGAACATAGATAAAATTCATGCTGAGGATAAGGATGCCCTCTTTATCAGTGGCAAGTTTGGAAGAATTAATAAAAGAACGGTAGAAAGAATTGTTAAAAAGCATATAGGAGATGCTGGGCTCAACAAAAATAAATATACTCCTCATAAATTAAGACATACTTCAGCTACCCTTATGTATAAGTATGGAAACGTAGATATTAGAAGTTTACAAGACATATTAGGACATGAAAATATTTCTACCACTCAGATATATACTCATGCTGACGATGAAAAACTAAGAAATGCTGTTAAGTCGAATCCCCTATCTGATGAATAA
- a CDS encoding IS3 family transposase (programmed frameshift), with amino-acid sequence MSNKTFTEKDVAILAKNKNVKAVSMKGITYTDEFKRIFIIENEKGKFPREIFEENGFDIDIVGIKRAKSSGSRWRAAYRNEGICGLNDARNANTGRPRVRELSADERCERLKAQINLLKAENELLKKIGHPRKKADKQEIILVAQEKFILINSQIEKYKLKNMLTHLCKITGVSRSGYYNYFSTKALSRRRQRDRLDEAVGEIVLNAYNFKNRKKGARQIKMTLEGEFGIVYNLKRIRRIMKKYGIICPIRKANPYKRMMKATKEHTVLKNLLNRNFKQNIPGKVLLTDITYLFYGKSKKAYLSTIKDGSTNEILAYNVTDNLRLDIVTDTIHNLKKNRKIKLPKDAFIHSDQGFHYTNPTFQKLVKKSGLGQSMSRRGNCWDNAPQESFFGHFKDEAYIKSCETLEQLKQEIKQYMIYYNKFRYQWGLRKMTPVQYRNHLLKSA; translated from the exons ATGAGCAACAAAACATTTACAGAAAAAGATGTAGCAATACTAGCTAAAAACAAAAATGTTAAAGCAGTAAGTATGAAGGGAATTACATATACAGATGAATTTAAACGCATTTTTATAATAGAGAACGAAAAAGGAAAATTTCCAAGGGAGATATTTGAAGAAAATGGGTTTGATATAGATATAGTTGGGATTAAACGTGCTAAATCATCAGGATCTCGCTGGAGAGCTGCATATAGAAATGAAGGTATATGTGGACTAAATGATGCAAGAAATGCGAATACTGGAAGACCAAGAGTGAGAGAACTTTCCGCAGACGAAAGATGCGAGCGCCTTAAAGCCCAAATTAACTTGCTGAAAGCTGAGAATGAATTGTTAAAAAAAATCG GACATCCTAGAAAGAAGGCTGATAAGCAAGAAATAATCTTAGTAGCACAGGAAAAATTTATTCTTATAAATTCACAAATCGAAAAATATAAGCTCAAAAATATGCTTACCCATTTATGCAAAATTACGGGTGTATCTCGTTCTGGATATTACAATTATTTCTCTACTAAAGCTCTCAGCCGTAGGCGCCAACGCGATAGGTTGGATGAAGCAGTAGGTGAAATTGTACTAAATGCATATAACTTTAAAAATCGTAAAAAAGGAGCTAGACAAATAAAAATGACATTAGAAGGCGAATTTGGAATCGTATACAATTTAAAACGTATTAGAAGAATAATGAAAAAGTATGGTATCATTTGCCCCATTAGAAAAGCGAATCCATATAAACGTATGATGAAAGCTACAAAGGAGCATACTGTTTTAAAAAATCTATTAAATAGAAATTTCAAACAGAATATACCTGGAAAAGTATTGCTTACAGATATAACTTATCTATTTTACGGAAAAAGTAAGAAGGCATATTTATCTACGATTAAGGATGGATCTACAAATGAGATTTTGGCATACAATGTGACTGATAATTTGAGATTAGATATCGTAACAGACACTATACATAATCTGAAAAAGAATAGAAAAATTAAATTGCCTAAAGATGCATTTATACACTCAGATCAAGGATTTCATTATACGAATCCGACATTTCAAAAGCTAGTAAAAAAATCTGGTTTAGGACAATCAATGTCAAGACGTGGAAACTGCTGGGATAATGCTCCACAAGAATCATTCTTTGGCCATTTCAAAGATGAGGCATACATAAAATCATGTGAAACATTAGAACAACTAAAGCAAGAGATTAAGCAATATATGATCTACTATAATAAATTTAGATATCAATGGGGTCTAAGAAAGATGACTCCTGTTCAATACAGAAATCATCTTCTCAAATCAGCATAG
- the purB gene encoding adenylosuccinate lyase, translated as MRNTYNTPLNSRYASKEMSFLFSDDMKFKTWRKLWVALAEGEKLLGLNITQDQIDELKANVDNVNYEVAEEKEKEIRHDVMSHVYAYGVQCPTAKGIIHLGATSCYVGDNTDLIIMKKALLLIKKKLVNVISKSSTFALKYKDIPTLGYTHLQPAQLTTVGKRATLWIQDLVMDLENLDFVIDNIKLLGVKGTTGTQASFMNLFENDEKKVKDLDKYVANKMGFVDTYPVTGQTYSRKVDSIILNTLSEIAQSAYKFSNDLRILQSMKEVEEPFEKKQIGSSAMAYKRNPMRSERISSLARYIIVDSLNPAITAATQWFERTLDDSANKRISVAEAFLALDGVLNLYMNIAGNMVVYEKVITSHVNHELPFMATENILMEAVKKGGDRQDLHEHIRVHSMDAAKRVKEEGLNNDLIERIINDPIFKMSKEEIIAVIDPIKFVGRAPSQVVDFIGEYVNPILAANKDAIGVETSINV; from the coding sequence ATGAGAAATACTTATAATACACCATTAAATAGTAGATACGCATCAAAAGAAATGAGTTTTTTATTCTCAGATGATATGAAATTTAAAACTTGGAGAAAGCTTTGGGTAGCATTAGCTGAAGGTGAAAAATTATTAGGACTTAATATAACGCAGGATCAAATTGATGAGCTTAAAGCCAATGTTGATAATGTAAATTATGAAGTGGCTGAGGAAAAAGAAAAAGAAATAAGACATGATGTAATGAGCCATGTATATGCATACGGCGTACAATGTCCAACTGCAAAGGGGATAATCCATTTAGGAGCTACTAGCTGTTATGTAGGTGATAACACAGACCTTATCATCATGAAAAAGGCTTTATTATTAATTAAGAAGAAATTAGTTAATGTAATTAGTAAATCTTCAACATTTGCATTAAAATATAAAGATATTCCTACTTTAGGTTACACGCATCTGCAACCAGCACAATTAACTACAGTAGGTAAAAGAGCAACACTATGGATTCAAGATTTAGTAATGGATCTAGAAAATTTGGACTTCGTAATTGATAATATTAAGTTACTTGGAGTAAAGGGAACTACCGGAACTCAAGCTAGCTTTATGAACTTATTTGAAAATGATGAGAAGAAGGTTAAAGACTTAGATAAATATGTAGCAAATAAAATGGGATTTGTTGATACATATCCAGTTACTGGTCAAACTTATTCTAGAAAAGTAGATTCTATAATACTAAATACACTTTCAGAAATAGCTCAAAGTGCTTATAAATTTAGTAATGATTTAAGAATACTTCAAAGTATGAAAGAAGTAGAGGAGCCATTTGAGAAAAAACAAATCGGATCTTCGGCAATGGCATACAAAAGAAATCCTATGCGTTCTGAGCGAATTAGTTCTTTAGCTAGATATATTATAGTAGATTCATTAAATCCTGCTATAACAGCTGCCACGCAGTGGTTTGAGAGAACACTAGATGACTCAGCTAATAAGAGAATATCTGTGGCTGAAGCTTTTCTTGCACTTGATGGAGTTTTAAATTTATATATGAATATAGCAGGGAACATGGTTGTATATGAAAAGGTAATTACTTCTCATGTAAACCACGAGCTACCATTTATGGCTACAGAAAATATCCTTATGGAAGCAGTTAAAAAGGGCGGAGACAGACAAGATCTTCATGAACACATTAGAGTTCATTCTATGGATGCAGCTAAACGTGTTAAAGAAGAAGGTCTAAATAATGATCTTATAGAGAGAATTATAAATGATCCAATCTTTAAGATGTCAAAAGAAGAGATTATAGCTGTAATTGATCCAATTAAATTTGTTGGAAGAGCTCCAAGTCAAGTAGTAGACTTTATAGGTGAATATGTAAATCCAATACTCGCAGCTAATAAAGATGCAATTGGCGTTGAAACTTCAATAAACGTATAA
- a CDS encoding DUF378 domain-containing protein — translation MYKLNNIDKLSFILVLVGALNWGLLGLLNFNLVNAIFGAIPFLARFIYILVGLSAVNIIVFIFRNKKEY, via the coding sequence ATGTATAAGCTTAATAATATAGACAAACTATCATTTATATTAGTATTGGTGGGCGCATTAAACTGGGGACTTTTGGGGTTATTAAATTTTAATCTAGTTAACGCCATCTTTGGAGCTATTCCATTTCTTGCTAGATTTATATACATCTTAGTAGGACTATCTGCTGTTAATATTATCGTGTTTATATTCAGAAATAAAAAAGAATACTAA
- a CDS encoding MerR family transcriptional regulator: protein MNEKFNKYFTTGDFAKLCNVKKQTLFHYDDIGIFSPEIRDDNGYRYYSQQQFDLFDVITNLKEINMPLKEIKSYLDNRSPNALIKLFKNKILDIDIEIENLKRIRKLMETKISITEYACIIDYSKIHLEFFDEEYLLLSNSIENVSDNEYFKTLSEHMNYCTLNHINSGYSSCIMISKDNILKGVAKNYSYLYTKLNSKDDVPFTFTKPKGIYCVAYHKGDYNNIDKTYNKILQFLKASNFDIKKYSYEEFLLDEITVKGYENYLTQISVEVESLIEGENSINI from the coding sequence ATGAATGAAAAGTTTAATAAATATTTTACTACTGGAGATTTTGCAAAGTTATGTAATGTAAAGAAACAAACTCTTTTCCATTACGATGATATAGGCATTTTTTCACCAGAAATAAGAGATGATAATGGATATAGATATTATTCTCAACAACAATTTGATCTTTTTGATGTTATTACTAATTTAAAAGAGATAAATATGCCTTTAAAGGAGATTAAATCTTATCTCGATAATAGGAGCCCAAATGCATTAATTAAGTTATTTAAAAATAAAATACTAGATATTGATATTGAGATAGAAAACTTAAAAAGAATACGTAAACTCATGGAAACAAAAATTTCCATAACAGAATATGCGTGTATAATAGATTATTCTAAAATCCATTTAGAATTTTTTGATGAGGAATATCTTCTTCTAAGCAATTCAATAGAAAATGTGAGCGATAATGAATATTTTAAAACATTGTCCGAGCATATGAACTATTGCACTTTAAACCATATTAACTCTGGATATTCTAGTTGCATCATGATAAGTAAGGATAATATATTAAAGGGAGTAGCTAAAAATTATTCATATTTATATACAAAGTTAAATTCTAAAGATGATGTTCCTTTTACTTTTACTAAACCAAAGGGCATCTATTGTGTAGCGTATCACAAAGGGGACTATAACAATATCGACAAAACATATAATAAAATACTTCAATTTTTAAAAGCCTCTAATTTTGATATAAAAAAATATTCTTATGAAGAATTTCTTTTAGATGAAATAACAGTAAAAGGATATGAAAATTATTTAACTCAAATTTCAGTTGAGGTTGAAAGCTTAATAGAAGGGGAGAACAGTATAAATATTTGA
- a CDS encoding ABC transporter ATP-binding protein → MKLILKYIKKYKLLLVLNIISIFGFALVELGIPTIMAKVIDIGIANKDIAYIRHMGIVIVVISVVGSMGSILLGYCSSKISTSMIRDIRNAIFRKSQEFSHSEYDKFGISSMITRTTNDVFQLQQFTNTLLRTALLTPVMFIVSLVMILRTSLQLSAVLAITVPFIVGGVVIIAKKSYPLSEKQQKKLDGLNRISRENLTGTRVIRAFGNDDHENQRFEKINNDYASVSKKLYKLMAIPQPAFFILLNFAVLVIFWVSSKMINLGTLQVGQLVAFIEYLFHAMFSIILFSMVFIMYPKAQISANRIQEILDEEPIIKNPIDGIKDTDIKGIVEFNNVTFTYPDGEIPVLRDISFTAVKGETVAFIGSTGSGKSTLINLIPRFYDVTKGNIKIDGVDVRDYDLKALREKMGFIPQKTLLFAGSIDTNIKFGKNDADKEEVEHSAKVAQAYDFINSKPKKFEELISESGSNVSGGQKQRLSIARALVRKPEIYIFDDSFSALDFKTDALLRKRLKDETRDSIVLIVAQRMGSILDANKIIVLNEGEIVGIGTHKELLKTCGIYHEIASSQLTKEELAQ, encoded by the coding sequence ATGAAACTAATATTAAAATATATAAAGAAATATAAACTGCTTCTAGTGCTTAATATAATATCAATTTTTGGATTTGCATTAGTGGAACTCGGAATTCCAACAATAATGGCTAAAGTTATTGACATAGGGATAGCTAATAAAGATATAGCATATATAAGGCATATGGGGATTGTAATTGTTGTAATATCTGTAGTTGGGTCTATGGGTTCAATATTATTAGGGTATTGTTCTTCAAAAATTTCTACTAGTATGATTAGAGATATAAGAAATGCTATTTTTAGAAAATCTCAGGAATTTTCACATAGTGAATATGATAAGTTTGGAATATCATCAATGATAACTCGAACAACCAATGATGTTTTTCAATTGCAACAATTTACAAATACTCTGTTAAGAACAGCATTACTTACACCTGTTATGTTTATTGTAAGTTTAGTGATGATTCTTAGAACCAGCTTACAGTTATCCGCAGTATTAGCGATAACTGTACCATTCATAGTTGGTGGAGTAGTTATTATAGCTAAAAAATCTTATCCACTTTCAGAAAAACAACAGAAAAAATTAGATGGATTAAATAGAATTTCAAGAGAAAATTTAACTGGAACTAGAGTAATCAGGGCGTTCGGGAACGATGATCATGAAAACCAAAGATTTGAAAAGATAAATAATGATTATGCCAGTGTATCTAAAAAGTTATATAAGCTTATGGCAATCCCTCAACCAGCTTTCTTTATCTTGTTAAATTTCGCTGTGTTAGTTATTTTTTGGGTCTCTAGTAAAATGATAAATTTAGGAACATTGCAAGTTGGACAATTGGTAGCGTTTATAGAGTATTTGTTCCATGCAATGTTCTCTATTATTCTTTTTTCAATGGTGTTTATCATGTATCCCAAAGCACAAATTTCAGCCAATAGAATTCAAGAAATATTAGATGAAGAACCTATTATTAAAAATCCTATAGATGGTATTAAAGATACCGATATTAAGGGTATTGTAGAATTTAATAATGTTACCTTTACGTATCCAGATGGAGAAATTCCAGTATTAAGAGATATTTCCTTTACAGCAGTAAAAGGAGAAACAGTAGCATTTATAGGAAGTACAGGCAGTGGTAAAAGTACGTTAATTAATTTAATTCCAAGATTTTATGATGTTACAAAAGGTAACATAAAGATAGATGGAGTAGATGTGAGAGATTATGATTTAAAGGCATTACGTGAAAAAATGGGATTTATACCTCAAAAGACATTGCTATTTGCTGGCAGTATTGACACTAACATTAAATTTGGCAAAAATGATGCAGATAAAGAAGAAGTTGAACATTCTGCAAAGGTAGCTCAGGCTTATGATTTTATTAATAGTAAACCTAAAAAATTTGAGGAACTAATAAGTGAAAGTGGATCTAATGTGTCGGGAGGTCAAAAGCAAAGATTGTCTATTGCAAGAGCATTAGTTAGAAAACCTGAAATTTATATTTTTGATGATAGTTTTTCTGCCCTAGATTTTAAAACAGATGCACTGCTTAGAAAAAGATTAAAGGACGAAACTAGAGATTCCATAGTTTTAATAGTTGCACAGAGGATGGGATCTATACTTGATGCTAATAAAATAATAGTATTAAATGAAGGAGAAATAGTAGGCATCGGGACTCATAAAGAATTATTAAAAACCTGCGGAATCTACCATGAAATTGCATCATCTCAACTTACAAAGGAGGAACTTGCACAATGA
- a CDS encoding ABC transporter ATP-binding protein, with the protein MKKLKYSIRKISPFLKPYRKPFIAAILFIVIAAIFTTIAPRIEGLITTSLAKDVMNIVKGTNGTFVNFNYILRVLIRLAFIYVFGALSTYLASLLLANAIQNTMKDLRNAVQGKIRKLPISYFDKNSYGNVLSRITNDIDTISNALQQSFSQVINTILALTLASVMMFTINVKLALLVILIVPISYLISKFIVSKSQNLFNKQQNVLGKLNGKVQEIYTGFNEIKLYGKQEDAIKDFENINDELFNTGFKAQFISSIMSPLVSLVTYLAIAVIGIIGSIYVISGIMTVGNLQALMRYIWQINQPISEVTQLSSAIQSAFAAIERVFEILDEKEEIPDKVDFIKLENPRGNVTFEHVKFGYNKDEVLIEDLNAEIKSGQMVAIVGPTGAGKTTLVNLLMRFYDIQGGSIKIDEVDTRDMKREDLRSIFGMVLQDTWLYNGTIHDNIEYGRFGASNEEIIEAAKIANVHHFIKTLPDGYDMFLNEEASNISQGEKQLLTIARAIISNPAILILDEATSSVDTRLEILLQKAMRNIMKGRTSFVIAHRLSTIRNADLILVIDQGNIIEQGTHNELMKRSGFYEKLYNSQFGSQAAN; encoded by the coding sequence ATGAAAAAGTTAAAGTATTCGATAAGAAAAATTTCGCCCTTCTTAAAACCATATAGGAAACCATTTATTGCTGCAATTTTATTTATAGTAATAGCTGCCATTTTCACTACTATTGCTCCAAGAATAGAAGGATTAATTACAACTAGTCTTGCCAAAGATGTTATGAATATAGTGAAAGGTACAAATGGAACTTTCGTTAATTTTAATTATATTTTAAGGGTCTTAATAAGATTAGCTTTTATCTATGTATTTGGAGCATTATCCACTTATTTAGCAAGTCTATTATTAGCTAATGCTATTCAAAATACTATGAAAGATTTAAGAAATGCCGTTCAAGGTAAAATCAGAAAATTACCTATAAGTTATTTTGATAAAAATAGCTATGGTAATGTACTTAGCCGTATAACAAATGATATAGATACTATTTCTAATGCACTACAGCAGAGTTTTAGTCAAGTTATAAATACAATATTGGCACTAACTTTAGCCAGTGTTATGATGTTTACAATTAATGTAAAACTTGCATTGTTAGTTATACTTATAGTGCCAATAAGCTATTTAATATCAAAATTTATAGTTAGTAAATCTCAAAACCTATTTAATAAACAGCAAAATGTTTTAGGGAAATTGAACGGTAAGGTGCAAGAAATATATACTGGATTTAATGAAATAAAATTATATGGGAAACAAGAAGATGCTATAAAAGATTTTGAAAATATTAATGATGAACTTTTTAATACTGGATTCAAGGCACAATTCATATCAAGTATAATGTCTCCCTTAGTTTCATTAGTAACTTATTTGGCAATTGCAGTCATTGGAATTATTGGTTCGATATATGTTATAAGTGGAATAATGACAGTTGGTAATCTTCAAGCTCTTATGCGGTATATTTGGCAAATAAATCAACCAATTTCTGAGGTGACGCAATTATCTTCTGCAATACAATCAGCCTTTGCAGCAATTGAACGTGTATTTGAAATACTAGATGAAAAGGAAGAAATTCCAGATAAAGTAGATTTTATAAAACTTGAGAATCCACGTGGCAATGTAACTTTTGAGCATGTGAAATTTGGATATAATAAAGATGAGGTTCTAATTGAGGACTTAAATGCAGAGATAAAAAGTGGTCAGATGGTTGCTATAGTTGGTCCAACAGGAGCAGGTAAAACCACATTAGTGAATTTATTAATGAGATTTTACGATATTCAAGGTGGATCTATAAAAATAGATGAAGTTGATACTAGAGATATGAAACGTGAAGATTTACGTTCTATATTCGGTATGGTTCTTCAGGATACTTGGTTATATAATGGAACAATTCATGATAATATTGAGTATGGTAGATTTGGAGCTAGCAATGAAGAAATTATTGAAGCAGCTAAAATAGCTAACGTACATCACTTTATTAAAACCCTTCCAGATGGGTACGACATGTTCCTAAATGAAGAGGCTTCTAACATATCCCAGGGAGAAAAACAACTTTTGACTATAGCAAGAGCTATAATATCAAATCCAGCAATATTAATATTAGATGAAGCAACTAGTTCAGTTGACACTAGATTAGAAATATTACTTCAAAAAGCTATGAGGAATATAATGAAAGGAAGAACTAGCTTTGTTATTGCACATAGACTTTCAACTATTCGTAACGCAGATTTAATATTGGTTATAGATCAAGGAAATATTATAGAGCAAGGAACCCATAATGAATTAATGAAAAGGAGTGGTTTCTATGAAAAACTCTATAATAGTCAATTTGGGAGTCAAGCAGCAAACTAA